A window from Plectropomus leopardus isolate mb chromosome 3, YSFRI_Pleo_2.0, whole genome shotgun sequence encodes these proteins:
- the march2 gene encoding E3 ubiquitin-protein ligase MARCHF2 isoform X2 produces MTTGGCCHLPGSLCDCASSTGLWKSVEEAGGDGCQALYVTQVTAIDGRLLSSVLKPMSTQSDGPICRICHEGGNSEGLLSPCDCTGTLGTVHKSCLEKWLSSSNTSYCELCHTEFSIERRPRPLTEWLRDPGPRNEKRTLFCDMVCFLFITPLAAISGWLCLRGAQDHLLLGSWLQAVGLIALTIALFTIYVLWTLVSFRYHCQLYSEWRRTNQKVRLLIPEAKESNSSQHSLLSNKLMKKSANESIV; encoded by the exons ATGACGACAGGCGGGTGTTGCCACCTGCCTGGCTCTCTGTGTGACTGCGCGAGCAGCACTGGCCTGTGGAAGAGCGTGGAGGAAGCAGGCGGTGACGGATGCCAGGCGCTCTACGTCACCCAGGTCACAGCCATAGACGGGCGGTTGCTCTCGTCTGTGCTCAAACCCATGAGCACACAGAG TGATGGTCCCATCTGCCGTATTTGCCACGAAGGAGGCAACAGTGAGGGTCTCCTGTCTCCATGTGACTGCACAGGCACCCTGGGCACGGTGCACAAGAGCTGCTTAGAGAAGTGGCTGTCGTCCTCCAACACCAGCTACTGTGAGCTCTGCCACACAGAGTTCAGCATCGAGCGCCGACCGAGGCCTCTCACAGAG TGGCTGCGGGACCCCGGCCCTCGTAATGAGAAGAGGACGCTGTTCTGTGACATGGTGTGCTTCTTGTTTATCACGCCTCTAGCAGCCATTTCAGGCTGGCTGTGTCTGAGGGGCGCTCAGGACCATCTTCTGCTGGGGAGTTGGCTGCAGGCCGTGGGCCTCATCGCCCTCACCATCGCCCTCTTCACCATCTACGTCCTGTGGACCCTG GTGTCTTTCCGCTACCACTGTCAGCTGTACTCTGAGTGGAGAAGAACAAATCAGAAAGTACGTCTGCTCATTCCTGAAGCCAAGGAGTCCAACTCTTCCCAGCATTCCTTGCTCTCCAACAAACTGATGAAGAAGTCTGCCAATGAGAGTATAGTATGA
- the march2 gene encoding E3 ubiquitin-protein ligase MARCHF2 isoform X1: MTTGGCCHLPGSLCDCASSTGLWKSVEEAGGDGCQALYVTQVTAIDGRLLSSVLKPMSTQSDGPICRICHEGGNSEGLLSPCDCTGTLGTVHKSCLEKWLSSSNTSYCELCHTEFSIERRPRPLTEVTKWLRDPGPRNEKRTLFCDMVCFLFITPLAAISGWLCLRGAQDHLLLGSWLQAVGLIALTIALFTIYVLWTLVSFRYHCQLYSEWRRTNQKVRLLIPEAKESNSSQHSLLSNKLMKKSANESIV; encoded by the exons ATGACGACAGGCGGGTGTTGCCACCTGCCTGGCTCTCTGTGTGACTGCGCGAGCAGCACTGGCCTGTGGAAGAGCGTGGAGGAAGCAGGCGGTGACGGATGCCAGGCGCTCTACGTCACCCAGGTCACAGCCATAGACGGGCGGTTGCTCTCGTCTGTGCTCAAACCCATGAGCACACAGAG TGATGGTCCCATCTGCCGTATTTGCCACGAAGGAGGCAACAGTGAGGGTCTCCTGTCTCCATGTGACTGCACAGGCACCCTGGGCACGGTGCACAAGAGCTGCTTAGAGAAGTGGCTGTCGTCCTCCAACACCAGCTACTGTGAGCTCTGCCACACAGAGTTCAGCATCGAGCGCCGACCGAGGCCTCTCACAGAGGTAACAAAG TGGCTGCGGGACCCCGGCCCTCGTAATGAGAAGAGGACGCTGTTCTGTGACATGGTGTGCTTCTTGTTTATCACGCCTCTAGCAGCCATTTCAGGCTGGCTGTGTCTGAGGGGCGCTCAGGACCATCTTCTGCTGGGGAGTTGGCTGCAGGCCGTGGGCCTCATCGCCCTCACCATCGCCCTCTTCACCATCTACGTCCTGTGGACCCTG GTGTCTTTCCGCTACCACTGTCAGCTGTACTCTGAGTGGAGAAGAACAAATCAGAAAGTACGTCTGCTCATTCCTGAAGCCAAGGAGTCCAACTCTTCCCAGCATTCCTTGCTCTCCAACAAACTGATGAAGAAGTCTGCCAATGAGAGTATAGTATGA